The Aliiroseovarius pelagivivens genome contains a region encoding:
- the capB gene encoding caprolactamase subunit beta, with translation MANRQVDPITLSVVRGVLETTQREMTLALEKTARSSVFNLAHDYSTALFNHTPEMILQGQDIPIHLGSLIPAMKSVANFFEGDIHEGDLILHNDPAYGGSHIIDTCMYYPVFYEGELVFWTVCKGHLTDIGGPVPAGYNPEAKEIFAEGLRIPPIKLWDKGVPRDDIMNMLLTNMRARRDQEGDFNALIGACQVGARNLTALMDKYGKDVVQECIAELLEMANAHMNGLISQVPDGTYSGTAILEDAGHGFGDFDITATVTIKGASCHIEIESPPQIPYFINSYEGNSYSGVYLGLMMFAQLPPPYNEGLYRNVTVDMGKKGTLCNAQSPAPHMNCTTTPMETLTDAVRLAFEQAAPDKVSASWGHANGCNIAGWDSRHDEEYVTMVLASIISGAGATASQDGWHACGPECCFGALTSGDIEMLEHSYPIIIHEYGLMEDSGGAGKFRGGSGTRWAVEPLDTDMTLVTFGEGRRIPAMGAAGAKSEMVHKKVGRLEITRGGETQIITDNVIETIKPGEIAANLNPGGGGFGNPFERDPLKVVEDVRNGLVSIEGARLDYGVVIADADTLSIDEAATVAARAAA, from the coding sequence ATGGCTAATAGACAAGTTGACCCCATCACGCTTTCCGTGGTGCGCGGTGTATTGGAAACCACACAGCGCGAAATGACGCTGGCCCTGGAAAAGACCGCACGTAGCTCGGTTTTCAACTTGGCGCATGATTATTCAACGGCGCTTTTCAACCACACGCCCGAGATGATCCTGCAAGGTCAGGATATTCCGATCCACCTCGGCTCGCTGATTCCGGCGATGAAATCGGTCGCAAATTTCTTCGAGGGCGACATCCATGAAGGCGATCTGATCTTACACAATGACCCTGCCTATGGCGGCAGCCACATCATTGATACCTGCATGTACTACCCAGTGTTCTATGAAGGCGAGCTGGTCTTTTGGACCGTCTGCAAGGGTCACCTAACGGACATCGGCGGGCCGGTGCCTGCGGGCTATAACCCCGAGGCCAAAGAGATCTTTGCCGAAGGTCTGCGCATTCCGCCGATCAAGCTGTGGGACAAGGGCGTTCCGCGCGATGACATCATGAACATGCTGCTGACCAATATGCGCGCGCGCCGCGATCAGGAGGGCGACTTCAACGCGCTGATCGGAGCTTGCCAAGTAGGCGCCCGTAACCTGACCGCATTGATGGACAAATACGGGAAGGACGTGGTGCAGGAATGCATTGCCGAACTGCTGGAAATGGCGAATGCCCACATGAACGGCCTGATCAGTCAGGTGCCTGACGGAACCTATTCGGGGACCGCCATTCTGGAAGATGCAGGTCACGGCTTTGGTGATTTCGACATTACGGCGACTGTCACCATCAAAGGTGCCAGCTGTCACATCGAGATCGAAAGCCCACCGCAGATTCCGTATTTCATCAACTCCTACGAGGGGAACAGCTATTCCGGTGTTTACTTGGGCCTGATGATGTTCGCCCAGCTGCCGCCGCCCTATAACGAAGGGCTGTATCGCAACGTGACGGTCGACATGGGCAAGAAGGGCACATTGTGCAACGCGCAGTCGCCCGCGCCGCATATGAACTGCACCACCACGCCGATGGAAACGCTGACCGACGCGGTGCGTCTGGCCTTTGAACAGGCCGCGCCCGACAAGGTGTCTGCCAGCTGGGGACACGCCAATGGCTGCAACATTGCCGGGTGGGACAGTCGCCATGACGAGGAATACGTCACCATGGTGCTGGCCTCGATCATCTCGGGGGCAGGTGCGACCGCCTCTCAGGATGGCTGGCACGCCTGCGGACCTGAGTGCTGCTTTGGGGCACTTACCTCGGGTGATATCGAGATGCTTGAGCATTCCTATCCAATCATCATCCACGAATACGGGCTGATGGAAGACAGCGGCGGCGCGGGCAAGTTCCGTGGGGGATCCGGCACGCGCTGGGCCGTCGAGCCGCTTGATACCGACATGACGCTGGTCACCTTTGGCGAAGGCCGCCGCATCCCGGCTATGGGCGCTGCTGGAGCGAAATCCGAAATGGTGCACAAGAAGGTCGGCCGCCTTGAAATCACACGGGGCGGCGAAACCCAGATCATCACCGACAACGTGATTGAAACCATCAAACCCGGCGAGATTGCCGCCAACCTCAACCCCGGTGGTGGTGGGTTCGGCAACCCGTTCGAACGCGACCCGCTGAAGGTGGTCGAAGATGTGCGCAACGGCCTCGTCTCGATCGAAGGCGCGCGGTTGGATTACGGCGTGGTGATTGCCGACGCCGACACGCTTTCCATCGACGAAGCCGCCACGGTTGCCGCCCGCGCGGCTGCTTGA
- a CDS encoding branched-chain amino acid ABC transporter permease, with translation MNAVPQLFFDAASLGGIYAMAALGIALIFGVMNLVNFAHGEYIAFCVFALIVPSSDAVAVMFLGKAPAILLIPVLLALGALIAVASEYVVFRQLRNANPVAMMISSFALGFVIQNTLLAVYGSRPKAISLWPDLNTPVSVAGASVPLLQLIVIITTLLVVSALALLLKKTRVGLEMRAAAENFTMARLLGVRANVVITGAFALSGALAAAVAMIMVTQTGVADVRMGGQIMLVAFIATVVGGLGSLPGAVAAGFLIGAISVVLQAALPLEARPFRDAFLYTLVVVILLVRPQGLFASASAKPRV, from the coding sequence ATGAATGCTGTACCTCAGCTGTTCTTCGATGCGGCCTCGCTGGGTGGGATCTATGCCATGGCGGCACTGGGCATCGCACTGATCTTTGGCGTGATGAACTTGGTGAATTTTGCCCACGGTGAATACATCGCCTTTTGCGTCTTTGCGTTGATCGTGCCGTCGTCGGATGCGGTGGCCGTCATGTTCTTGGGCAAGGCGCCCGCAATCCTGCTTATTCCTGTCCTGTTGGCGCTTGGGGCGCTGATCGCGGTGGCATCAGAGTATGTCGTCTTCCGACAATTGCGTAACGCCAATCCGGTCGCGATGATGATCTCGTCCTTTGCCCTTGGCTTCGTCATCCAGAATACTTTGTTGGCTGTCTATGGCAGCCGGCCCAAAGCGATCAGCCTGTGGCCTGACCTCAACACCCCGGTCTCGGTGGCCGGAGCCTCGGTCCCGCTGTTGCAGCTGATTGTCATCATCACCACGCTTTTGGTGGTCAGCGCGCTGGCACTTTTGCTGAAGAAAACCCGCGTAGGCCTTGAAATGCGGGCCGCCGCCGAGAACTTCACAATGGCACGGCTTTTAGGGGTGCGTGCAAACGTCGTGATCACTGGGGCCTTTGCCCTATCTGGCGCCTTGGCCGCGGCCGTGGCGATGATCATGGTCACTCAGACCGGTGTCGCGGATGTCCGCATGGGCGGACAGATCATGCTTGTGGCCTTCATCGCTACGGTGGTCGGCGGGCTGGGGTCGCTGCCCGGCGCGGTTGCGGCGGGTTTTCTGATCGGGGCCATTTCAGTCGTATTGCAGGCCGCTTTACCGCTTGAGGCGCGGCCATTTCGCGACGCTTTCCTTTACACGCTGGTGGTCGTCATCTTGCTGGTCCGCCCGCAAGGCCTGTTCGCATCCGCCTCAGCCAAACCGAGGGTTTAA
- a CDS encoding branched-chain amino acid ABC transporter permease gives MMDAHRQNRLRALTTPVVLIAILLIFVLIVTATGDKSLARMAAQTLIRVIFVVGLWIFVGNSGVVSFGHAGFMAIGAYCSAWLTLRPQMKGMFLPDLPPWLASAEWPHLPATVVSGVLAALIALFVGAAILRLSGIAASIATFAFLAIVNTVYSNWEGVTGATSSVVGLDRYADEWVTLAWASVAVFVATLHANSASGLALRATREDEVAAAASGVNMYRHRLLSLVISGFFTGVSGVLLGHSLGVLNPNSFYLGITFITLAMLVVGGIGSLSGAVIGVLVLSVLIEGLVRFERGVDIGGASFALPSGAQEILIGIIMILVLIIRPSGLTGGRELRLPVLGWRVRHSKQEPQSTN, from the coding sequence ATGATGGATGCACATCGACAGAACCGACTTCGCGCATTGACCACTCCTGTAGTCCTCATTGCGATCCTGCTGATCTTTGTCCTGATCGTGACGGCCACGGGCGACAAATCCTTGGCGCGAATGGCAGCACAAACCCTGATCCGGGTTATCTTCGTGGTCGGACTGTGGATCTTCGTTGGCAATTCCGGTGTCGTCAGCTTTGGGCATGCCGGGTTCATGGCGATCGGGGCCTATTGCTCCGCCTGGTTGACGCTGCGCCCTCAAATGAAGGGCATGTTCCTGCCCGATCTGCCGCCTTGGCTGGCCTCGGCTGAATGGCCACACCTGCCTGCGACGGTGGTCTCTGGTGTGCTGGCGGCGCTGATCGCCCTATTCGTGGGTGCCGCGATCTTGCGCCTGTCGGGCATTGCCGCCTCTATCGCGACCTTCGCATTTCTCGCCATCGTCAACACCGTCTATTCGAACTGGGAAGGTGTGACTGGCGCGACATCCTCGGTCGTAGGGCTTGATCGTTATGCAGACGAATGGGTCACACTGGCCTGGGCCAGCGTTGCGGTATTTGTCGCCACACTCCACGCCAATTCGGCCTCGGGTCTGGCGCTTCGTGCAACCCGTGAAGATGAGGTCGCCGCAGCAGCATCCGGCGTGAACATGTATCGCCACCGGCTTTTGTCACTGGTGATCTCGGGCTTTTTCACCGGCGTATCGGGGGTTCTGCTGGGCCATTCCTTGGGCGTCCTTAATCCCAACAGCTTCTACCTTGGCATCACCTTTATCACCCTCGCGATGCTGGTCGTCGGCGGCATTGGCAGCCTATCGGGCGCCGTGATTGGCGTCTTGGTCCTGTCGGTGCTGATCGAAGGCCTCGTTCGCTTCGAGCGCGGGGTCGATATCGGCGGCGCCAGCTTTGCCTTGCCCAGCGGAGCCCAGGAAATCCTGATCGGCATCATCATGATCCTGGTGCTGATCATACGTCCGTCCGGCTTGACCGGCGGTCGCGAGCTTCGCCTGCCGGTACTTGGGTGGCGGGTACGACATTCCAAACAAGAACCACAATCTACCAACTGA
- a CDS encoding ABC transporter ATP-binding protein, whose amino-acid sequence MTKLGVFDLEVRYGKVPALGGVTLHLQEGERLFVSGPNGAGKSSLLKAIAGAVSSSHGRVELDGDIITGKSAEAIARYGLSMVPEGRDIFSTLTVEENLRVGTGIRADKQAIEGDIAEIYDAFPILGERRHANAGALSGGQQQMLAIGRGLMTNPKLMMVDEPSLGLAPNIVDQVYDTLVALQKERGLTLLIVEQSSARAARVGGRMVLLRGGQVVGDGDASEFAERDLLKEAYFGQADQSKSTEQVQ is encoded by the coding sequence ATGACCAAGCTTGGAGTATTTGACCTTGAGGTGCGCTACGGCAAAGTCCCGGCGCTTGGCGGCGTTACCCTGCATTTGCAGGAAGGCGAGCGTCTGTTCGTGTCGGGCCCCAATGGCGCTGGCAAGTCCTCGCTGCTCAAGGCCATCGCGGGCGCGGTGTCCAGCAGTCACGGGCGGGTTGAACTGGACGGCGACATCATCACCGGAAAAAGCGCCGAGGCGATTGCGCGATACGGCCTGTCGATGGTGCCTGAAGGGCGCGATATCTTCAGCACCCTGACCGTCGAGGAAAACCTTCGCGTCGGTACCGGCATCCGCGCCGACAAACAGGCCATTGAGGGCGACATCGCCGAAATTTACGACGCCTTTCCCATCTTGGGTGAGCGCCGCCATGCCAATGCCGGGGCGCTGTCGGGCGGGCAACAACAGATGCTGGCCATCGGGCGTGGGCTGATGACCAACCCGAAGCTCATGATGGTGGACGAGCCTTCGCTGGGCCTTGCGCCGAACATCGTCGACCAAGTCTATGACACGCTTGTCGCACTGCAAAAGGAACGCGGTCTGACGCTGTTGATCGTTGAACAAAGCTCGGCCCGGGCCGCTCGGGTAGGCGGGCGCATGGTGCTTCTGCGTGGGGGTCAGGTTGTGGGTGACGGTGACGCGTCCGAGTTCGCCGAACGCGATCTTCTGAAAGAGGCCTATTTCGGTCAAGCCGATCAATCCAAATCTACGGAGCAAGTCCAATGA
- a CDS encoding ABC transporter substrate-binding protein, whose translation MKRLATAIAMSLATAGAGLADDITVGFAIAKSGWLEAYDTPATTAARIRIDEINAAGGLLGRQINWIEADTKSDQAQSASAGLQLIDEGADMLIVNCDYDFGAPAALAAEGAGLNSFFLCAEDIKAGIQGVGPNSFSASVLAAVQGATMAEWSLGERGAKTGYVLLDTTIEYNKGICTGFDWMFPNAGGDIVGRDTFKNGDASIASQITRIKALETEPDVIMLCSYIPGAASAVRQIRAAGINSLILNGSAVDGSYWLNATPNLSGFVVPVQGSIYGDDPRADVEAFNIAYEKATGSRPASQYAYPGYILIDLWAKAVERAGSLDGAAVTAELEKMRDEPTAFGPRSFSGEIHHQNSAEMQIIEITDGTPGVAGNWRISTPVPLDVLLN comes from the coding sequence ATGAAACGATTAGCGACTGCGATTGCTATGAGCCTCGCAACGGCTGGTGCAGGCCTGGCAGATGATATTACCGTCGGCTTTGCCATTGCCAAGTCAGGCTGGCTTGAAGCCTATGATACGCCTGCCACCACGGCGGCCCGTATTCGAATTGACGAAATCAACGCCGCGGGTGGCTTGCTTGGTCGACAGATCAACTGGATTGAAGCCGACACAAAATCCGATCAGGCCCAGTCCGCCAGCGCAGGTCTGCAACTGATTGACGAAGGTGCCGATATGTTGATCGTCAACTGCGACTATGATTTTGGCGCACCGGCAGCCTTGGCAGCAGAAGGGGCTGGATTGAATTCGTTCTTCCTGTGCGCGGAAGACATCAAGGCGGGTATTCAAGGCGTCGGCCCGAACAGCTTCTCAGCCTCTGTGCTAGCAGCAGTCCAAGGCGCAACCATGGCCGAGTGGTCCTTGGGCGAGCGTGGTGCGAAAACGGGATATGTGCTGCTGGATACCACAATCGAATACAACAAAGGGATTTGCACTGGCTTCGACTGGATGTTCCCCAATGCCGGGGGAGACATCGTTGGGCGTGACACTTTCAAGAACGGTGATGCCTCGATTGCCAGCCAGATCACCCGGATCAAAGCGCTCGAAACTGAACCGGACGTGATCATGCTGTGCAGCTACATTCCCGGTGCGGCCTCGGCTGTACGGCAGATCCGCGCTGCCGGGATCAATTCTCTGATCCTGAACGGCTCGGCGGTCGATGGATCCTATTGGCTGAACGCCACGCCGAACCTGTCAGGTTTCGTGGTGCCCGTGCAGGGCTCGATCTACGGAGATGATCCACGCGCGGACGTCGAAGCCTTCAACATCGCCTATGAGAAAGCGACCGGCAGCCGCCCTGCCAGTCAATACGCCTATCCCGGCTATATCCTGATCGACCTGTGGGCCAAAGCGGTCGAGCGTGCTGGTAGCCTTGATGGCGCAGCTGTCACCGCAGAGCTTGAAAAGATGCGCGACGAACCGACGGCATTCGGCCCGCGCAGCTTCTCGGGTGAAATCCACCATCAGAACTCGGCCGAGATGCAGATCATCGAGATTACCGATGGAACCCCCGGGGTGGCTGGGAACTGGAGGATCAGCACCCCCGTCCCGTTGGACGTCCTGCTGAACTAA
- a CDS encoding ABC transporter ATP-binding protein has translation MTVAFGGFKALTDVTLKITPGAVHGLIGPNGAGKTTMVNTLTGFQAPTTGTVTLGGRNVGTLPPHQLRRAGVARTFQAGRLFTGLDVLDNLAVTGVGLGHSRAASEAEALRLLDWMGVSHLAEQPAAGLPYTDERRVGIARALMFTPDFLLLDEPAAGMSEAEAADLAALIKRVAEELNIGVLLIEHNVGLVLAVSHHVYVLDAGQVIEEGDRALILASRKVRDAYLGADSEAA, from the coding sequence GTGACGGTGGCCTTCGGGGGGTTCAAAGCCCTAACCGATGTCACACTGAAGATCACCCCGGGCGCAGTTCACGGGCTGATCGGTCCAAACGGGGCCGGTAAGACTACCATGGTCAATACGTTGACCGGGTTCCAAGCGCCGACCACGGGCACTGTGACGCTTGGGGGCAGGAATGTCGGCACTTTGCCGCCGCACCAATTGCGTCGGGCCGGAGTGGCCCGCACTTTCCAGGCTGGTCGGTTGTTCACCGGCCTGGATGTTCTGGACAACCTTGCCGTCACCGGCGTTGGGCTGGGGCATTCTCGCGCGGCTTCAGAAGCCGAGGCGCTGCGGCTGCTTGACTGGATGGGTGTGTCCCATTTGGCCGAGCAACCTGCGGCAGGGCTTCCCTATACGGATGAGCGCCGCGTCGGTATTGCCCGAGCGCTGATGTTTACCCCTGACTTCCTTCTGTTGGACGAACCGGCAGCGGGCATGTCTGAAGCCGAGGCTGCCGATCTGGCCGCGCTGATCAAACGCGTCGCCGAGGAATTGAACATCGGTGTTCTGCTGATCGAGCACAATGTTGGGTTGGTTCTTGCTGTCTCACACCACGTCTATGTGCTCGACGCCGGACAGGTGATCGAGGAAGGCGACCGCGCGCTTATTCTGGCCAGCCGTAAAGTGCGCGATGCCTATCTTGGCGCTGATAGCGAGGCCGCGTGA
- a CDS encoding helix-turn-helix domain-containing protein: MTAGFTFSTATTEPQHRSSKWNAVVNESYFPLELQFRDPIHFNGQLSRMSMGHVGMSRLTSDPLSYERRRAHIREAREEEYLITLPRATSVEFRQLGREVRCDPGGFILERGDEPYRFLYENPNDLFVLKVGRKALEERVRQPDRFCAKVFNATSGTAGLFASMVDQAQSKCADFGAAAGETVGRQLLELLGLALDETVDASSSNLSAVRTAHISRVEKFIRENLKNSNLSPDLIAESCGISKRYLHDLFKDVNGTVSQQIRDQRLIAARDRLATAPGLPISEVSYRFGFSDQAQFSRLFKNKFGITPSAYKAEISG, translated from the coding sequence ATGACCGCCGGGTTCACTTTCTCGACGGCCACGACAGAGCCGCAGCACCGCTCCAGTAAATGGAACGCGGTGGTGAACGAGTCGTATTTTCCACTGGAACTTCAGTTCCGTGATCCGATTCACTTCAATGGGCAACTCAGTCGCATGTCGATGGGGCATGTCGGCATGTCACGGCTGACTTCGGATCCGCTCAGCTATGAGCGGCGGCGCGCACATATTCGCGAGGCGCGGGAAGAGGAATATCTGATCACCCTGCCACGGGCGACATCGGTCGAGTTCCGCCAGTTGGGGCGCGAAGTGCGTTGTGATCCGGGCGGCTTCATCCTTGAACGCGGCGACGAGCCTTATCGGTTCCTCTATGAAAACCCCAATGATCTGTTCGTCCTGAAGGTTGGACGCAAAGCCTTGGAAGAACGCGTGCGCCAACCCGACCGTTTTTGCGCGAAGGTGTTCAATGCCACGTCTGGCACGGCAGGGTTGTTCGCCTCGATGGTGGATCAGGCTCAGTCGAAATGTGCGGATTTCGGGGCCGCGGCGGGTGAAACCGTAGGGCGCCAGCTATTGGAACTGCTCGGGCTTGCTCTTGATGAAACGGTTGACGCGAGCTCAAGCAATCTTTCAGCAGTTCGGACTGCACATATTTCCCGGGTCGAGAAATTCATCCGCGAAAACTTGAAAAACTCAAACTTGTCCCCCGACCTGATCGCCGAAAGCTGCGGGATTTCGAAACGCTACCTGCATGACCTGTTCAAGGATGTGAATGGCACGGTCAGCCAGCAGATACGCGATCAGCGCCTGATCGCAGCGCGGGATCGTCTGGCCACGGCGCCGGGTCTTCCGATCTCGGAAGTCTCGTATCGTTTTGGGTTTTCGGATCAGGCGCAGTTCTCTCGCCTGTTCAAGAACAAGTTTGGTATTACGCCATCTGCCTACAAGGCAGAGATCAGCGGATAA
- the capA gene encoding caprolactamase subunit alpha, translating into MRTQYRLGIDAGGTFTDFILADKKGSTQIFKVLSTPTEPTKAIKNGLALITEETGLTAQEVVSNSDLCINGTTVGLNALITHTGAKTGLIATKGHEDSIEIRLGHKEDGYRYDPDYPPATMLVPRHLRKGVSERVISDGSVKTPINEEDVREACRYFIAEGVESVAISFVWSVLHPDHENRAAEIVREMMPDVRLTVGNQLYPQVREYTRTSTAIVNAYLAPILQRYVEAIDAYFRELGSQHPVRYFQSNGGLALGKVVSDQSVYAINSGPASAPQAALDVAEPWGDKNIITCDMGGTSFDITLTKDGQANVNKNIDFLRYRIGIPMIQVETLGAGGGSIGWIDSMGLMQMGPQSAGSEPGPACYGQGGENPTTTDANLVLGYLNADGLVGGRLPLDVDKARAAIKANLADPLGISIEKAAYGMFTIVNNNMVNAIRRVSVERGYDPRDFVLMGAGGATGAHITALAREMGISKVLISKLASGLCAYGQIISDVKYNYMAPAPIRLEGGAAAKKLDDLFTSLEARGRVDLAGDGFAEDRISIRRSLDMRYVGQVHECTVEIDPFEVTEATIEDIKAAFHARHKELYTYDEPHNAVEIVNVESTIAGHVDKPDRMTIAAGTGAHETLKGTRPMVFSADGIAQDTPVYDGSAMGAGDTLHGPAVIEEVTTTIVVEPGWTVSLHDTGVYVVTADAAAEQGQSVQHKELAEV; encoded by the coding sequence ATGCGTACCCAATATCGTCTGGGCATTGATGCCGGTGGCACATTTACCGACTTCATCCTCGCTGACAAAAAAGGCAGCACGCAGATCTTCAAGGTGCTGTCCACACCAACCGAACCGACCAAGGCCATCAAGAACGGGCTTGCTTTGATCACCGAGGAAACCGGGCTGACGGCGCAGGAAGTCGTCTCGAACTCGGACCTGTGCATCAACGGAACCACGGTCGGGCTGAATGCGCTGATCACCCATACAGGGGCCAAAACCGGGCTGATTGCCACCAAGGGGCACGAGGATTCCATCGAAATCCGCTTGGGCCACAAAGAGGACGGCTATCGTTATGATCCGGACTATCCCCCTGCGACCATGCTGGTGCCGCGTCACTTGCGCAAAGGGGTCAGCGAGCGGGTGATCTCGGACGGGTCGGTCAAGACGCCGATCAACGAGGAAGACGTGCGCGAGGCCTGCCGCTATTTCATCGCCGAAGGCGTTGAATCGGTTGCGATCAGCTTTGTCTGGTCAGTGCTGCACCCCGATCACGAAAATCGTGCCGCCGAGATTGTGCGCGAGATGATGCCCGACGTGCGTTTGACCGTCGGCAACCAGCTGTATCCCCAAGTCCGCGAATACACCCGCACTTCGACCGCCATCGTGAACGCCTATCTGGCACCGATCCTGCAACGCTATGTCGAAGCCATCGATGCATATTTCCGCGAGCTGGGCAGCCAGCATCCAGTGCGCTACTTCCAGTCCAACGGCGGTCTGGCGCTGGGTAAGGTGGTCAGCGATCAGTCGGTCTATGCGATCAACTCCGGCCCGGCTTCGGCACCACAGGCGGCCTTGGATGTGGCCGAACCATGGGGTGACAAGAACATCATCACCTGTGACATGGGCGGCACCTCGTTCGACATCACCCTGACCAAGGACGGGCAGGCCAACGTCAACAAGAACATCGACTTCCTGCGCTATCGCATTGGCATCCCGATGATCCAGGTGGAAACACTGGGCGCCGGCGGGGGGTCGATCGGTTGGATCGACTCGATGGGCCTGATGCAGATGGGGCCGCAATCGGCTGGATCGGAACCCGGACCGGCCTGCTATGGCCAGGGCGGTGAGAATCCGACGACGACCGACGCCAATCTTGTACTGGGCTATCTGAACGCCGATGGCTTGGTCGGTGGGCGTCTTCCGCTGGACGTCGACAAGGCGCGTGCGGCGATTAAAGCCAACCTTGCCGACCCGCTGGGCATTTCCATCGAGAAAGCCGCCTATGGCATGTTCACCATCGTCAACAACAACATGGTCAATGCGATCCGCCGCGTATCGGTCGAACGGGGCTATGACCCGCGTGATTTCGTGCTGATGGGTGCCGGTGGCGCCACTGGTGCACATATCACGGCACTGGCGCGCGAGATGGGTATCTCGAAGGTGCTGATCTCGAAACTGGCCTCTGGGCTGTGCGCCTATGGGCAGATCATTTCGGACGTCAAATACAACTACATGGCGCCCGCACCGATCCGTCTGGAAGGGGGGGCAGCCGCAAAGAAACTGGATGACCTGTTCACCTCGCTTGAAGCGCGCGGCAGGGTTGATCTGGCTGGCGATGGGTTCGCCGAGGACCGCATCTCGATCCGTCGGTCGCTTGATATGCGCTATGTCGGTCAGGTGCATGAATGCACGGTTGAGATTGACCCGTTCGAGGTTACAGAAGCCACGATTGAAGACATCAAGGCCGCATTCCACGCCCGCCACAAAGAGCTCTACACCTATGACGAACCGCATAACGCGGTCGAGATCGTCAACGTAGAAAGCACCATTGCTGGCCACGTTGATAAGCCAGATCGCATGACCATTGCCGCAGGCACAGGTGCCCATGAAACCCTAAAGGGCACCCGCCCGATGGTGTTCAGCGCCGATGGCATTGCACAGGATACGCCGGTCTATGACGGGTCCGCCATGGGCGCAGGGGACACGCTTCACGGCCCCGCTGTGATCGAAGAGGTCACGACCACCATCGTGGTTGAACCGGGCTGGACCGTCAGTCTGCACGACACGGGTGTCTATGTGGTGACCGCCGATGCTGCTGCCGAGCAAGGCCAGAGCGTTCAGCACAAAGAACTGGCCGAGGTCTGA